From Candidatus Nucleicultrix amoebiphila FS5, a single genomic window includes:
- a CDS encoding RsmE family RNA methyltransferase: MAQKSPRIYVPGLLSTSEKLPLGLDQYHYVHNVLRLKEGDALRLFNNEHGDWLATILSVKKQLIVELKTQLRKPSPILPVHLISAPIKKYRLSYLIEKATELGISDLHFVKTDYTNQPTPRLDKLRLTAIEAAEQSERLSVPTLHEQQPIRDFLASWPQNIPVFVGDERRDAPPLVNFISSPPSPAGILIGPEGGFSSEEFDFFQSLPFVTLVKLSSHILRAETAVAAALAIWLSKG, encoded by the coding sequence ATGGCCCAAAAATCGCCGCGCATATACGTTCCAGGCTTACTGTCCACCAGTGAAAAATTGCCCTTGGGGTTGGATCAGTACCATTATGTTCATAACGTTTTGCGCTTAAAAGAAGGAGACGCGCTGAGGCTCTTCAATAATGAGCATGGTGATTGGCTGGCAACCATTCTAAGCGTGAAAAAACAGCTTATCGTAGAATTAAAAACTCAACTCCGAAAACCGAGTCCTATCCTTCCTGTGCATCTTATAAGTGCCCCCATTAAAAAATACCGCCTCAGCTATCTTATCGAAAAAGCAACAGAATTGGGCATCAGTGATCTTCATTTCGTCAAAACTGATTACACCAATCAACCAACTCCGCGCCTGGATAAGCTGCGCCTCACCGCCATTGAAGCCGCCGAGCAATCTGAGCGCCTATCTGTCCCCACCCTTCATGAACAACAGCCTATTCGGGACTTTTTGGCTTCCTGGCCGCAAAACATCCCCGTTTTTGTAGGTGACGAACGCCGTGATGCGCCCCCATTGGTAAATTTCATTTCATCTCCTCCCTCTCCTGCAGGAATTTTAATCGGACCAGAAGGCGGCTTTTCAAGCGAGGAATTTGACTTCTTCCAGTCTCTTCCCTTTGTGACCTTGGTAAAGCTTTCCTCCCATATTCTACGCGCAGAAACAGCTGTGGCCGCCGCCCTTGCGATCTGGTTAAGCAAGGGTTAA
- a CDS encoding ankyrin repeat domain-containing protein, whose amino-acid sequence MNVYKLTVSKSIFKILSLAIVFAGSFLVSPLVLASEDLSQESVDSSLSIALHRLSLDDKKEQEQGSLEILKLTEKLCDAPEIILLATCSVWQSFPQHIDKVVNAVKILWGKNTHLSESLRFNFIKYLYWGRNEQARTHALSLLTQEGFDKIHDEDGTTILHTAAEYDDEEAFLFFSSAGISIAAEGKDKIRPIHTASTSDARKVLKILIERGENVNIPAQDGTTPLHFAAGGNAVHAIEMLCEAGANLEAMRGEYAPIHWAILKDAPLSFVALQKRGAKFGNVGEGFTPIHLAAIADAYYVTELLYTLGFHPDSETRVGTTPLSVAAQYNCLNAMEALYNIGCNIRKTSKNKSTSLHLAVSKGCLESVIFLHKKGADLMVKNEDGKTPLELATEDTPIYRYLKDAQQMSFNRGIPSLFLQASKAINQALMTGDLQKEKIDLLPDILRFRFYYRSEDQ is encoded by the coding sequence ATGAACGTATACAAACTCACTGTATCTAAAAGCATTTTTAAAATTTTAAGCCTCGCGATTGTTTTTGCAGGCTCATTTTTAGTGTCTCCTCTTGTGCTTGCCTCTGAAGATTTGTCACAAGAGTCTGTCGATTCTTCTCTCTCAATAGCTTTACATCGGCTTTCTCTTGATGATAAAAAAGAACAAGAGCAAGGGTCTCTTGAAATTTTAAAGCTCACTGAAAAACTGTGTGATGCTCCTGAAATTATTCTTCTGGCGACATGTTCAGTATGGCAATCTTTTCCGCAGCACATTGATAAAGTTGTAAATGCAGTAAAAATCTTATGGGGAAAAAACACTCATTTATCTGAGTCTCTACGTTTCAACTTTATCAAATATCTGTATTGGGGAAGAAATGAGCAAGCAAGAACCCATGCGCTTAGTCTGCTTACTCAAGAAGGATTTGATAAAATTCATGATGAAGACGGTACGACCATTCTGCATACAGCTGCTGAGTATGATGATGAAGAAGCTTTCCTCTTTTTTTCGAGTGCAGGAATCAGCATTGCTGCAGAAGGGAAAGATAAAATTAGACCTATTCATACAGCTTCTACAAGTGATGCAAGAAAAGTACTGAAAATCCTTATAGAGCGTGGTGAGAATGTCAATATTCCTGCTCAGGACGGAACAACCCCCTTGCATTTTGCTGCAGGAGGGAATGCTGTTCATGCTATTGAAATGCTATGTGAAGCAGGGGCTAATCTCGAGGCAATGCGAGGAGAGTATGCACCTATTCATTGGGCGATTCTTAAAGATGCCCCTCTTTCATTTGTTGCTTTACAAAAGCGTGGCGCAAAGTTTGGTAATGTAGGGGAGGGATTTACGCCTATACATCTTGCTGCAATTGCGGATGCGTATTACGTCACTGAATTGCTTTATACTCTTGGCTTTCATCCTGATTCAGAAACAAGAGTTGGCACAACTCCTTTAAGTGTTGCAGCTCAATATAACTGTCTTAATGCAATGGAAGCCTTATATAATATTGGATGTAATATTCGTAAAACATCAAAAAATAAGTCAACGTCTCTTCATCTTGCTGTGAGCAAAGGGTGCTTAGAGAGTGTTATCTTTTTGCATAAAAAAGGCGCTGACTTGATGGTCAAAAATGAAGATGGAAAAACCCCTTTAGAATTAGCCACAGAAGACACGCCTATCTATCGCTATTTAAAAGACGCTCAACAAATGTCTTTCAATAGAGGGATTCCTTCTCTATTTCTCCAAGCATCAAAAGCAATTAATCAAGCGCTTATGACTGGGGATCTTCAGAAGGAGAAGATAGATCTGCTTCCTGATATTTTAAGGTTTCGCTTTTATTATAGGTCTGAAGATCAGTAA
- the ubiA gene encoding 4-hydroxybenzoate octaprenyltransferase, with the protein MQPNSGILKWIPPKFHAYARLARIDKPIGIWLLLLPCYWGLALTSSHLPLPEILLFTIGAVLMRSVGCIYNDWVDRDFDSKVRRTANRPLASKALSVYQAYRFMVLLLGLAFLVLLSFSFEVILLGGLSLILVVLYPWMKRFTYWPQAFLGLTFNWGILMGSLVGGGRLDLKTFLLYGAGIFWTLGYDTIYAFQDRDDDALIGVKSTALKFSRHPKLFLMVVYGAFWFLLLILGWISEFHQAYILGISLVGVHLFWQGVTLNPEKSEDCLKKFKSNTLTGLLVILALLLGRL; encoded by the coding sequence ATGCAACCAAATTCTGGAATATTAAAGTGGATTCCGCCAAAATTCCACGCCTATGCCCGTCTTGCGCGGATCGATAAACCTATTGGCATTTGGTTGCTGCTGCTGCCGTGTTATTGGGGATTGGCGTTAACCAGCTCCCACCTCCCCCTTCCTGAAATCCTTTTGTTTACCATCGGCGCTGTGTTGATGCGCAGTGTGGGCTGTATTTATAATGACTGGGTCGATCGTGATTTTGATTCCAAAGTCCGACGGACGGCCAATCGGCCCCTCGCCAGCAAGGCGTTGAGTGTTTATCAAGCTTATCGTTTTATGGTCCTGTTGTTAGGGCTGGCCTTTTTGGTGCTCTTATCCTTTTCTTTTGAGGTCATCCTGTTAGGGGGCCTGTCGTTAATCCTCGTCGTTCTCTATCCCTGGATGAAACGGTTTACTTACTGGCCCCAAGCTTTTTTGGGGCTTACGTTTAACTGGGGAATTTTAATGGGGAGCCTGGTAGGCGGCGGACGTCTCGATCTTAAAACGTTTCTGCTGTATGGGGCCGGCATTTTTTGGACCCTCGGCTATGACACGATTTATGCCTTTCAAGATAGGGACGATGATGCCTTGATTGGCGTGAAATCAACAGCTCTCAAATTTTCTCGCCATCCCAAACTGTTTTTGATGGTTGTTTATGGTGCTTTTTGGTTTTTATTATTAATCCTGGGCTGGATAAGTGAGTTTCATCAAGCATATATTTTAGGAATCTCTCTGGTGGGGGTCCACCTTTTTTGGCAGGGTGTGACCCTTAACCCAGAAAAGTCAGAAGACTGCCTGAAAAAGTTCAAATCAAACACACTCACCGGACTGTTGGTTATTCTTGCGCTTTTATTGGGAAGACTTTAA
- a CDS encoding mobile mystery protein B, with amino-acid sequence MKFIYPEGATPFNQDDAAALIPKHITTQDQLNEWEQVNIIEGERWLFSRKRKNILTVEFLKNIHKRMFDKTWKWAGEFRKYNPNIGVPYLLIQEKLRHLCDDATYWVNNKVYSIDEIAARFHHRLVAIHAFPNGNGRHARLMADALLVQLGAARFSWGKETLVKPSQTRSQYIKALKQADKENYKALLNFVRS; translated from the coding sequence ATGAAATTCATCTACCCTGAGGGAGCCACTCCTTTTAATCAAGATGATGCTGCTGCTCTTATACCCAAACACATTACAACTCAAGATCAATTAAATGAGTGGGAGCAAGTTAATATTATAGAAGGGGAGAGGTGGCTATTTTCAAGAAAACGAAAAAATATTCTTACAGTAGAGTTTCTTAAAAATATCCATAAGAGAATGTTTGATAAAACATGGAAATGGGCTGGGGAATTCCGCAAATACAACCCGAACATAGGAGTCCCTTATCTCCTCATACAAGAGAAACTTAGACATTTATGCGACGATGCAACCTACTGGGTAAATAATAAAGTTTATTCGATTGATGAAATAGCTGCTAGATTCCATCATAGGCTTGTTGCTATTCATGCTTTTCCAAACGGAAATGGTAGACACGCTCGTTTAATGGCAGATGCCTTGCTAGTACAGTTGGGAGCAGCTCGCTTTAGTTGGGGAAAAGAAACCCTTGTGAAACCATCTCAAACAAGAAGCCAATATATAAAAGCTCTAAAACAGGCGGATAAGGAAAACTATAAAGCCCTACTTAATTTTGTTAGATCATAA
- a CDS encoding mobile mystery protein A → MRDLIRRQLDKKLNPIRSIFPIERPNEGWLKAIRTSLGMTEQQLASKMGITRQAIKKIEKSEEYNTISLKTLIQAAQALNCKVQYVLVPEKPLEEVVDTQIKKKAKQIVENISHSMGLEEQATSKDELEMQIIKIVEDIKRRKNISMIWDENK, encoded by the coding sequence ATGCGAGACTTAATTAGAAGACAGCTTGATAAAAAGCTTAATCCCATAAGATCTATTTTTCCTATTGAGCGCCCTAATGAGGGCTGGCTCAAAGCTATACGGACTTCATTAGGTATGACGGAACAACAATTGGCAAGCAAAATGGGGATTACTCGCCAAGCGATTAAGAAAATTGAGAAATCTGAAGAATATAATACGATCTCTTTGAAAACATTGATACAAGCAGCACAGGCTCTTAATTGTAAAGTTCAGTATGTTTTGGTACCAGAGAAACCGCTTGAAGAAGTCGTTGACACTCAAATCAAGAAAAAAGCAAAACAAATTGTTGAAAACATAAGCCATTCAATGGGGCTTGAAGAACAAGCTACGAGTAAAGATGAGCTTGAAATGCAAATTATAAAAATCGTGGAAGATATTAAAAGGCGTAAAAATATTTCAATGATTTGGGATGAAAATAAATAA
- a CDS encoding YdcF family protein, with protein MLFDSLRYLSGFIIHIDKIILGLFFIGILLLYTEKFFFLGRKIFSLITLIFIGLCVVPTSQWVATYLENRFPQIQKVPQDVVGMIFLGGGFDSETSGERGITCYNIAAGRVIATLELVKQHPHLKVAFTGGGARTNNARSEAEMMKNLFESVGINPHPFIFENLSKNTIENAKFLHGMVKPKTGEKWLLVTSALHMPRAVGLFRKEGWDIVPYPVDYHTLGGYPSKPNFGLSGGFQAWAYVSKEIIAMATNYLLGYSDEFIASPRENTH; from the coding sequence GTGTTATTCGATAGTCTACGCTATCTTTCGGGGTTTATCATTCATATTGATAAGATTATTTTAGGGCTGTTTTTCATTGGGATTTTGCTGCTCTATACGGAAAAATTCTTCTTCCTGGGCAGGAAAATTTTTTCTCTGATAACCCTTATTTTTATCGGTTTGTGTGTTGTTCCAACGTCTCAATGGGTGGCGACCTATCTTGAAAACCGCTTTCCTCAAATTCAAAAAGTTCCCCAGGATGTTGTCGGAATGATTTTCTTAGGGGGGGGATTTGATAGTGAGACGTCGGGAGAACGCGGTATAACATGCTATAACATTGCGGCTGGACGGGTTATTGCGACTTTAGAGCTGGTGAAACAGCATCCCCATTTAAAGGTGGCATTTACCGGCGGCGGGGCACGCACGAATAATGCCCGCAGTGAAGCAGAAATGATGAAGAACTTATTCGAGAGTGTTGGGATTAACCCCCATCCTTTTATCTTTGAAAATCTGTCAAAGAATACCATTGAGAATGCCAAATTTCTGCACGGCATGGTCAAACCAAAAACGGGGGAAAAATGGCTCTTGGTAACGTCTGCTCTTCACATGCCCCGTGCTGTGGGACTTTTCCGCAAAGAAGGATGGGACATCGTCCCGTATCCCGTTGATTACCATACGTTAGGAGGGTATCCCTCCAAGCCGAACTTTGGTCTGAGTGGGGGATTCCAAGCCTGGGCCTATGTTTCCAAAGAGATCATTGCCATGGCTACGAACTATCTCTTAGGGTACAGTGATGAGTTTATTGCGTCGCCGCGCGAGAACACTCATTAA
- a CDS encoding D-alanyl-D-alanine carboxypeptidase family protein, translating to MRRFILKIVLSFFLGLGSSVQALDLHSNQAILIDMMTNTVLFEKNSDQKVYPSSMTKMMTVYLAFEDLKAGRLDPEQTFVISKEAWKKEGSKTFIDVGSSVRVIDLLRGVIVQSGNDAAIALAEGIGGTEASFAERMTKKAHDLGAVNTTFKNASGWPDPEHLSTVRDLAIIAESTIRDFPEYYKLYGEREFTYNNIHQMNRNPLLYANYGADGLKTGHTDLGGYGVAASTVQDGRRLVLVINGAPGVKERAEDAKALAQWGYTYFATPLLYKVGDVVEKADVWMGTEPTVAVTVTENLHVTLPRQSLKDLKVEVTYKNPIPAPIKIGETVGKILISAPGLEPREVELVAAHAVDRAGFLKRIRDSFYYLLWGHN from the coding sequence ATGCGCAGGTTTATACTAAAGATAGTGTTAAGTTTCTTTTTGGGATTGGGAAGTTCGGTTCAAGCTTTAGATCTTCATTCTAATCAGGCCATCTTAATTGATATGATGACTAATACAGTGTTGTTTGAGAAGAATTCTGATCAAAAAGTATATCCTTCATCCATGACAAAGATGATGACAGTTTATCTGGCTTTTGAAGATTTAAAGGCGGGGCGCTTGGATCCGGAACAGACTTTTGTCATCAGTAAAGAAGCCTGGAAAAAAGAAGGGTCAAAAACTTTTATTGATGTGGGGAGTTCCGTTCGCGTTATTGATCTCTTAAGAGGCGTGATTGTTCAATCTGGGAACGATGCAGCGATTGCATTAGCGGAGGGGATTGGCGGAACGGAAGCTTCTTTTGCAGAACGGATGACGAAAAAAGCCCATGATCTAGGCGCAGTAAACACAACTTTTAAAAATGCAAGTGGTTGGCCAGATCCAGAACATCTCTCAACGGTGCGTGATTTAGCGATCATTGCGGAAAGTACCATAAGAGATTTTCCTGAATATTATAAACTTTATGGTGAACGGGAATTTACCTATAACAATATCCATCAAATGAATCGTAACCCATTATTATACGCTAATTATGGCGCTGACGGACTGAAAACAGGACACACAGACCTGGGAGGATATGGCGTTGCAGCTTCGACAGTTCAGGATGGTCGACGCCTGGTTTTAGTGATTAATGGGGCTCCTGGCGTGAAGGAACGCGCTGAAGATGCAAAAGCCTTGGCTCAATGGGGATACACATATTTTGCGACACCGCTTCTTTATAAGGTGGGCGATGTTGTCGAAAAGGCTGATGTTTGGATGGGGACTGAACCAACAGTCGCTGTAACAGTGACCGAAAATCTTCATGTCACTTTGCCACGGCAAAGTCTCAAGGATTTAAAAGTTGAAGTGACTTATAAAAATCCCATCCCTGCTCCTATTAAGATTGGTGAGACGGTTGGAAAAATTTTGATATCCGCACCAGGACTTGAGCCACGTGAAGTTGAACTTGTTGCCGCTCATGCAGTTGACCGTGCCGGATTCTTAAAACGAATTCGTGATTCTTTCTATTATCTCCTGTGGGGGCATAATTAA
- a CDS encoding RMD1 family protein, translated as MRGLVYCTANSYSLLKLNETLRKKHETFLYQEALYCKLNKSEVFIFSQGCIVFWNSTKDVTDGLLHLIKPFENEPLGKAEFDQFKFGYGTPTKVFQDEIILEDRNDILSKLVISYGLAQSVKLLVYENRIEGAIQSATQISQALAKQGRVPLTRRQIGRKIGELFLERSNINLQSAFLDTPEFFWDHPEHEPLYRLIAKDLDIKTRTQSLNRKLEIIHELFQILGDEINHRNSAKLELIIIGLILFEVILGVTNFFMH; from the coding sequence ATGCGCGGCCTCGTGTACTGTACGGCAAATTCTTATAGCTTACTTAAGCTCAACGAAACGTTGCGTAAAAAACATGAAACCTTTCTGTACCAAGAAGCCCTGTATTGTAAGTTGAATAAAAGCGAAGTCTTTATTTTTTCCCAAGGGTGTATCGTCTTTTGGAATAGTACGAAAGACGTCACCGATGGCCTTTTGCACTTGATTAAACCTTTTGAAAATGAACCCTTGGGGAAAGCAGAATTTGACCAATTCAAGTTTGGCTATGGAACACCGACCAAAGTCTTTCAAGATGAGATTATTTTGGAAGATCGAAATGACATTCTCTCAAAACTTGTCATCTCTTACGGGTTAGCCCAGTCAGTCAAACTGTTGGTCTATGAAAATCGTATCGAAGGCGCCATCCAAAGTGCAACGCAAATCTCGCAAGCCCTTGCAAAACAAGGACGAGTGCCCCTCACCCGTCGGCAAATTGGGCGAAAGATTGGCGAACTCTTTTTAGAGCGCAGCAATATCAACCTTCAAAGCGCCTTTTTAGATACGCCGGAATTCTTCTGGGATCACCCGGAACATGAGCCTCTCTATCGCTTAATCGCTAAAGACTTGGATATTAAGACACGTACCCAAAGCCTGAATCGTAAGCTTGAGATTATTCACGAGTTATTCCAAATTCTTGGGGATGAGATCAATCACCGGAACTCTGCGAAGCTCGAGCTCATTATTATCGGCCTCATTTTATTTGAAGTGATCCTTGGGGTGACGAACTTTTTTATGCATTAA
- the metG gene encoding methionine--tRNA ligase has translation MSQKISYITTPIYYVNDIPHIGHAYTSLAADVLARFQRLNGVRVLFMTGTDEHGQKVEKSAHAADLDPKEFVDRVSERFQDLHQKLNISNDLFMRTTDPKHILSAQEMWRRIEQNGHIYKGSYQGWYAVRDEAYYAEKELIDGKAPTGADVEWVEEPCYFFRLSSWQENLLKFYKENPNFIGPESRRNEVLRFVEDGLKDLSISRSTFKWGVPVPGDMDHVMYVWIEALSIYVTALGFPNDQSETFKNFWPTSLHLMGKDIVRFHAVYWPAMLMAAGLTPPKRIFAHGWWTNEGQKISKSLGNVIDPYKLMGEFGVDPVRYFLLREVPFGQDGDFSRTALIQRVNSDLANDLGNLVQRVLSFINKNADARVPLKGDLTEADQALLTKMNQILEDCRKYAESQALNKMLEAIWEGVGEANRYVDSEQPWSLRKTDITRMNTVLYVLAEVIRRLGLLTMPFMPTAAEKILDYVGADQQSRSLVDWEKHILIPGAQLPKPEGVFPRIVEKE, from the coding sequence ATGTCACAAAAAATCTCTTATATTACGACTCCCATTTATTATGTGAATGACATTCCTCATATTGGGCATGCCTATACGAGTTTGGCTGCGGATGTTCTAGCCCGCTTTCAACGTCTTAATGGAGTACGGGTGTTGTTTATGACAGGGACAGATGAGCATGGTCAAAAAGTTGAAAAATCGGCCCATGCAGCCGACCTTGATCCCAAAGAATTTGTGGATAGAGTTTCTGAACGTTTTCAGGACTTACATCAAAAACTTAATATCTCTAATGATCTTTTTATGCGCACAACAGATCCTAAACATATTTTATCTGCTCAGGAAATGTGGCGTAGGATTGAACAAAATGGTCATATCTATAAAGGAAGTTATCAAGGTTGGTATGCAGTTCGTGATGAAGCCTATTATGCGGAAAAAGAACTGATCGATGGCAAAGCCCCCACAGGTGCAGATGTGGAATGGGTTGAAGAACCATGTTATTTTTTTAGACTTTCGTCATGGCAAGAGAATCTTTTAAAATTTTATAAGGAGAATCCCAATTTTATTGGTCCGGAAAGTCGTCGCAATGAAGTGTTGAGATTTGTTGAAGACGGGTTAAAGGATCTTTCAATCTCTCGATCAACATTCAAGTGGGGAGTGCCTGTTCCTGGTGATATGGATCATGTGATGTATGTGTGGATAGAAGCTTTGTCTATTTATGTGACAGCTCTTGGTTTTCCGAATGATCAGAGCGAAACGTTTAAGAATTTTTGGCCGACTTCGTTACACTTAATGGGAAAAGATATCGTCCGATTTCATGCAGTTTACTGGCCGGCCATGTTAATGGCCGCTGGTCTTACGCCCCCTAAACGTATTTTCGCCCATGGCTGGTGGACGAATGAAGGTCAGAAAATCTCAAAATCTCTTGGCAACGTTATTGATCCTTATAAGCTTATGGGAGAATTTGGTGTAGATCCTGTGCGCTATTTTCTTTTAAGAGAAGTTCCTTTTGGTCAGGATGGTGATTTTTCACGAACTGCGCTGATTCAGCGAGTTAATTCTGATTTAGCAAACGATTTGGGAAATCTTGTACAACGCGTTCTCTCATTTATTAATAAAAATGCTGATGCAAGGGTACCTTTAAAAGGCGATTTGACAGAGGCAGACCAAGCCCTGCTTACAAAAATGAATCAAATTCTAGAGGATTGTCGAAAATACGCAGAATCTCAGGCACTTAATAAGATGCTCGAAGCGATATGGGAAGGAGTAGGTGAAGCTAATCGATACGTTGATAGCGAGCAACCATGGTCTTTGCGCAAGACTGATATTACTCGCATGAATACAGTTCTTTATGTTTTGGCTGAAGTGATTCGTCGCTTAGGTTTGTTAACGATGCCTTTTATGCCAACAGCAGCAGAAAAAATTCTTGATTACGTTGGTGCTGATCAACAGTCTAGATCACTCGTTGATTGGGAGAAACATATCCTCATTCCTGGGGCTCAATTACCAAAACCTGAGGGAGTTTTTCCTAGGATTGTTGAAAAAGAATAA
- a CDS encoding septal ring lytic transglycosylase RlpA family protein, with product MMLYPELIKKLWTVTLPVVVVFLLQGCSGMSEMPTSAYNSLNTPTHPKFAKRAYNKPYEIKGETYEPQGFYEYSETGLASYYGGRDVFHGRKTSMGETFDKDGLTAAHKILPIPCIVRVTNVENGRSIKVKINDRGPFVKGRIIDVSEKTAKLLGFYSKGVAQVKVDVCLNDTIQLVNAMPDPSKKTVLAKNDRKKQPKPRVLAQNTKSRPQQAPLKGNKKIMLAKAEPKQGGMQKASKTIKGGKGKNIFVQAGGYKQLASAKGAVQRLKGLYPDVPLKVQQSKASSASKAAQFRILVGPVDSNEQAQLIVQKLNGLGNQSRIVTINQG from the coding sequence ATGATGCTGTATCCAGAGCTCATTAAAAAACTATGGACAGTTACGTTACCAGTTGTTGTGGTTTTCCTTCTTCAAGGATGTAGCGGAATGAGTGAGATGCCGACATCCGCTTATAACAGTCTTAATACCCCCACCCATCCTAAATTCGCTAAAAGAGCTTATAATAAACCTTATGAAATTAAGGGGGAAACCTATGAGCCCCAGGGGTTTTATGAGTACAGTGAAACAGGGTTAGCGTCCTATTATGGCGGACGCGATGTTTTTCATGGACGTAAAACCTCTATGGGAGAAACCTTTGATAAGGATGGATTAACGGCGGCCCATAAAATTCTTCCCATCCCCTGCATCGTTCGTGTGACCAATGTTGAAAATGGTCGCAGCATTAAAGTAAAGATTAATGATCGGGGCCCTTTTGTGAAAGGGCGCATTATTGATGTTTCTGAAAAGACGGCCAAACTTCTCGGGTTTTATTCTAAAGGTGTTGCACAAGTAAAAGTGGATGTCTGTCTGAATGATACCATTCAACTGGTCAATGCGATGCCTGATCCTAGCAAAAAAACTGTCCTTGCTAAAAATGACCGCAAGAAACAGCCCAAGCCAAGAGTTCTCGCTCAAAATACAAAATCCAGGCCTCAGCAGGCTCCTTTGAAAGGCAACAAGAAAATTATGTTGGCTAAAGCTGAACCCAAACAAGGGGGCATGCAAAAGGCCAGTAAAACAATCAAAGGCGGCAAGGGGAAAAATATTTTTGTGCAAGCTGGAGGATATAAACAGCTTGCGAGCGCTAAAGGGGCAGTGCAACGTTTGAAAGGACTTTATCCCGATGTGCCTTTAAAGGTTCAACAAAGTAAGGCGTCGAGTGCAAGCAAAGCGGCGCAATTTAGGATTTTGGTGGGTCCTGTAGACTCCAACGAACAAGCGCAACTCATTGTTCAAAAACTGAATGGGTTGGGGAATCAAAGTCGTATTGTGACGATTAATCAAGGGTAA
- the tmk gene encoding dTMP kinase yields the protein MSLGKFITLEGGEGTGKSTQAKLLRAYLESCGLQVVLTREPGGSPGAELIRHLLVEGAPDRWDPLSEYLLFSAARRNHVQNTIVPALTEGCWVICDRFYDSSRVYQGVARGLNLEFMDNVYEMVAEGIVPDLTFLFDLPAELGHDRVQVRMGREDRFEQMGVAFHQKVRNAYLKLAEGNPDRFRVIDARGYPEAIADDVIKVLVSKFPELHSRS from the coding sequence ATGTCCTTGGGCAAATTTATTACCCTTGAAGGTGGCGAGGGCACAGGAAAATCAACACAAGCGAAACTCTTAAGAGCATATCTGGAAAGTTGTGGGCTTCAGGTTGTCCTGACGCGCGAACCAGGGGGAAGCCCTGGCGCAGAGCTGATCAGACATCTTTTAGTTGAGGGGGCGCCAGATCGTTGGGATCCGCTGAGTGAATATCTTTTGTTTAGTGCCGCGCGACGCAATCACGTGCAAAATACTATTGTGCCAGCCCTTACCGAGGGATGTTGGGTCATATGCGATCGTTTTTACGACTCTTCGCGCGTTTACCAAGGGGTTGCCCGTGGTCTTAATTTAGAGTTTATGGATAACGTTTACGAAATGGTTGCAGAGGGAATTGTGCCGGATCTCACGTTTCTTTTTGATCTGCCCGCTGAACTCGGTCATGACCGTGTGCAAGTACGTATGGGTAGAGAAGATCGCTTCGAACAAATGGGAGTAGCCTTTCATCAAAAGGTTCGCAATGCTTATTTAAAGCTTGCAGAAGGGAATCCCGATCGTTTTAGAGTGATTGATGCGCGGGGATATCCTGAAGCGATTGCAGATGACGTGATCAAGGTATTAGTGAGTAAGTTTCCCGAGCTTCATTCTCGATCATGA